TCCTCATCCTTCTCCACAAGGGCCGCGGTGGCGGTCTGTCCGACATGTTCGGCGGTGGGATGACCTCTGCGGTCGGCTCGTCCGGTCTCGCGGAGCGAAACCTCAACCGTTTCACCATCGTCCTTGCGCTCGTGTGGTTCATCTCCATCGTCGCGCTCGGACTCATCACGAAGCTCGAGGTGATCTGACCATGGCCAGTGGAGGAAACGCGATCCGCGGAACCCGTGTGGGCTCAGGCCCCATGGGGGAGCAGGACCACGGCTACCACGCCGACCGTACCGCCGTGTCGTACTGGGATGCGCTCGGGAACGAGACGGTCCGCCACTTCGCTGCGGGGCTCCCTGAAGAGGAGATCCCCGAGACGATCGACCACCCGCAGTCCGGGCTTCCAGCCGGCCGCGACAAGGCGAACCCGCCGTCGCTTGCGAAGAACGAGCCGTACAAGACGCACCTCGCATATGTGAAGGAGCGTCGTACCGACGATGAGGCGACACAGCTTCTCGATGACGCTCTCACGCAGCTGCGTGAGCGTCGCGGGCAGGCGTGAACCAGCTTTTCCTCAACCCTTGACGAGACCGTCGCGACGCACCCGTCGCGGCGGTTTCGTCGTCCCGGCTGAATCAGCTCAGCGGCACCCGGTCGCCGTGTCGATCAGCGACTGCGGGGGAGGACCGTATGCGGAGGTACCGTTGGCGACGTCGGTGTAGCCCATACTGATGGCCCAGGCGGTCGCCCACGCCTCGATGTTCGCCTGATCCGAGTCGTCGTACATTTCGTCGCACTTGACGCTGATCGCATGACCGACCTCGTGCGCGACGAGCGCTTCGCTGCGCGCACCTGGCCAGTACGCGGCGACCGAGTTCGACAGTTCGATCGTCGCGTAGCCAGGATCGGCATACCACCAGGTGGCGTAGCCACCCATGCTGTCGGCGTAGCCGTAACCGTTCACGAGCTCGGACCAATCGAAGTCGAGCAGTACGCCTGGGGAGAGGGAACGTGCGAAGGCCTCGATCTGCAGGCGTGCTTCGTAGAGCGGTCCGCTCTTCTCAGCGAGCTCTGCCTGCTCAGATGTCAGCATCTGCGATGCGGCCGTCTCGAGATCGGTGTAGGCCGCAGCGGCGGTCTCATCGAAGGATCCCTTGCTCTGCTGCAGCCGCTCCGCAGCCGACCGCAGCGCGATGATGTCGAGGTTTCGGGCCGACACGTGTGCTGCCTCGAACCCCGAGGCAGCATCCGCGGCCGATGCGATCGCGGTGACACCTGCGTCTTCGAGCGTGCGTGCCGCTTCGTCGGCCGACTGGCTGGCGGTGTCAAAGTCATCGACGAGTTCGTCGGTCGCATCGCGGTCGGCGTTCAACTGAGTAGTCTCGCCGAAAAGTTCCCATGCCCAGGTCGGTTTCTCGTCGGCTGCTGGGAGTTGCTGCTCTCGGACCGCCGTTCCGTCCGCGACTGCTGTCTCCGCTTCGCCGACAGTTTTGATCAGCACTTCCTTCGAGGCGGCATCCATGAGGACGCTGGCGTCATGGCCCGCGATTCCGGATGCGACGGCGAGAGTGCCTTCGAGCGCAGCCAGTTCATCGTCGAGAAGGCGGACGCCGTCCTCGGCGTCATCGATCGCATCCTCGAAGCCGGTGAGGGCGTCGTCGTAACCGAGGTTCGCTCCGATCTGCACGGCAGCGCATCCGCCCGCCACCAACACGATGCCGAGAGCGCCCCAGATCACAGAGCTTCGCCTTCTGTGCGATCTCGGCGCGGGTGCCGGTACTGCAGCGACTGGTGCGCCGAAGGCTGTGCCGAGGGCGTGACCGCCTCGAGGAGGAACTGACGGTGCGGTCACGAATCCTCCTGAGGAGAAGTGGAGGGGCTGACGAGAATCGAACTCGCATCATCTGTTTGGAAGACAGAGGCTTTACCACTAAGCTACAGCCCCGGAATCCGACCCTCTGGAGGGCGCGGAAGCCGACCTGACAATCATAGCGGACGATGAGGCAGCTCCTGTCCGTTAGACTCGACGAGGCCGTTCCCGCGCGCGGGGTCACGGGGCGTAGCTCAGCTTGGTAGAGCGCCCGCTTTGGGAGCGGGAAGTCGCAGGTTCAAATCCTGTCGCCCCGACCACGGCCCTCCATACCTCACGACCGCATGATCACGCGGAAATCACAAGGAGAACACACAAGCATGGCGAACAGCACCGTTGAGAAGCTGACCCCGACCCGGGCCAAGCTCACCATCACGGTCACCCCGGACGAACTCAAGCCCAGCGTCGCGCACGCGTATGAGCACATCGCCCAGGACGTCCAGATCCCCGGTTTCCGCAAGGGCAAGGTCCCGGCTCCGATCATCGACCAGCGCATCGGCCGCGGCGCGGTCATCGAGCACGCCGTCAACGAGGGCCTCGACAAGTTCTTCCGCGAGGCTGCGAACGAGCAGAACCTTCGCGTCGTCGGTCGTCCCTCCGCTGACATCACCCAGTGGCCGAACGAGAAGGACTTCTCCGGCGATCTGATCGTCGAGGTCGAGGTCGACGTGCGTCCCGAGATCGAGGTTCCCTCGTTCGACGACATCACCCTGACGGTCGATGCCGTCGAGACCGATGAGGCCGCGCTCGATGCGGAACTCGACACGCTGCGTGCACGCTTCGGCACACTCATCCCCGTCGACCGCCCCGCCGCGAAGGGTGACTTCGTCGAGCTCGACCTGGTCGCTACGATCGACGGCGCCGAGATCGACCGCGCCGAGGGCGTGTCCTACGAGGTCGGCTCCGGTGAGATGCTCGAAGGCATCGACGACGCGATCGAGTCCCTCACCGCAGGCGAGGACACCACCTTCAACTCCAAGCTCGTGGGCGGCGACCACGCCGGCTCCGAGGCTGAGGTCTCCGTCTCCGTCAAGGCTGTCAAGGAGCGCGAGCTTCCCGAGGCCGACGACGACTTCGCTCAGATCGCGAGCGAATTCGACACGATCGCAGAGCTGCGTGCAAGCCTCGCTGAGCGCGTGAGCGAGCAGGCCGTCTTCGGCCAGGGTTCGGCTGCTCGCGACCAGCTCATCGAGACGCTGCTCGAGAAGATCGACATCCCCGTGCCGCCGAAGCTCATCGAAGACGAGGTGCACAACCACCTCGAGGGTGAGAACCGCCTCGAGGACGACGTGCACCGCGCAGAGGTCACCGAGGCGAGCGAGAAGCAGTTCCGCACGCAGGTGCTGCTCGACACGATCGCCGAGCAGGCCGATGTGCAGGTCTCGCAGGAGGAGCTCAGCCAGTACATCATCCAGTCCGCAGCGCAGTACGGCATGGCTCCCCAGGAGTTCGTCGAGGCTCTGCAGTCGTCGAACCAGCTCCCCGCCCTGGCCGGAGAGGTCGCCCGCAACAAGGCTCTCGCCGTCGCACTCGGCAAGGTGAAGGTCGTCGACTCCAACGGCAAAACCGTTGACCTGTCTGGCTTCGTCGCCGTCGACGACGAGGCCGAGTCCGTTGAGACCGAGGCTGCCGCCGAGGAGAAGCCCGCGAAGAAGGCTGCGGCGAAGAAGGCTTCGGCCAAGAAGGACGACGACGCTGAGAAGCCCGCCGCCAAGAAGCCGGCAGCCAAGAAGGCTCCGGCCAAGAAGGCTGCCGACAAGGCCGAGTGATCGCACCCCGATCGTGACGAAAGGACGGATGCTGCGGCATCCGTCCTTTCGCGTATGAGGAGACGACATGAAGAAGTGGGAAAACCGCATCGCTCGATGACCGCCTACGCTCGGGAGATCGGCGAGCGCGACACCTTGATATGCCGACGGCGAACACGGCCTGACCGCCGAGTGTGCGCCGGTAGATTCGAATCACCGAACACGGAAACAGGAGCTGAAATGGCTGAACCCCTAGTCGCGACGAGCGTCTTCGACAGACTGCTGAAGGATCGCATCATCTGGCTTGGATCCGAGGTGCGTGACGAGAACGCCAACGAGATCTGCGCGAAGATCCTTCTTCTTGCTGCAGAAGACTCGGACAAAGACATCTTCCTCTACATCAACTCACCCGGTGGCTCGATCACCGCGGGCATGGCCATCTACGACACGATGCAGTTCGTCCCGAACGACATCGTGACCGTCGGCATCGGCATGGCGGCGTCCATGGGACAGCTGCTGCTGACCGCCGGCACGAAGGGCAAGCGCTACATCACACCGAACGCGCGTGTGCTGCTGCACCAGCCGCACGGCGGCTTCGGCGGAACGTCCAGCGACATCCAGACGCAGGCGCAGCTGATCCTCTCGATGAAGAAGCGTCTCGCGGAGATCACGGCAGGCCAGACCGGCAAGACGGTCGAGCAGATCAACGCCGACGGTGACCGCGACCGCTGGTTCACCGCTGACGAGGCCCTCGAGTACGGCTTCGTCGACCACATCCGCGAATCGGCTGCCGACGTCATCGGTGGCGGCGGAACCGACCAGGACGCCAAGTAACGGATTCGAAAGGCCGCATATGTACACTCCCACTTTCCAATCCGCAGGCAACCTGCCTTCCAGCCGCTACGTGCTTCCGCAGTTCGAGGAGCGCACGGCATACGGCTTCAAGCGTCAGGACCCGTACAACAAGCTCTTCGAAGACCGTGTGATCTTCCTGGGCGTGCAGGTCGACGATGCGTCAGCAGATGACGTGATGGCGCAGCTCCTCGTCCTGGAGAGCCAGGATGCTGAGCGTGACATCACGATGTACATCAACTCGCCCGGTGGCTCGTTCACCGCGATGACGGCGATCTACGACACGATGCAGTATGTCGCGCCGCACATTCAGACCGTGGTACTCGGACAGGCAGCCTCGGCTGCGTCAGTACTGCTGGCTGCTGGTGCACCCGGCAAGCGCCTTGCGCTGCCCAACGCACGCATCCTCATCCACCAGCCCGCGATGGGCGAGGCTGGGCAGGGGCAGGCATCCGACATCGAGATCCAGGCTGCGGAGATCCTCCGCATGCGCACCTGGCTCGAAGAGACCATGGCCAAGCACACCGGCAAGCCGGTCGAGCAGGTCAACCGCGACATCGACCGCGACAACATCCTCTCCGCCGCCGAGGCACTCGAGTACGGCATCGTCGACCAGGTGCTCACCACGCGCAAGCGCATCTCCTCGTAACTCGGTTCCTCAAAGGGCTGCAGTCTTCGGACTGCAGCCCTTTGTCGTGTCCGGATGCGGTGGTTCACCCGTAGAGTGCGCTTCGTTCGGAGAAATGCGCTTGGCTCGGATGAAATCCGAGGTTTCGCTCCGAAGAACGAGCATTTCTCCGAAGCACGTGCACGGCGAGGACGCGATGGCGACAGCGAATGCGCGCCCACAGTTGCGATCTATGCGCATGTGAGCAGCGGCATGCGCGACCGTGTGCTCATGCGTAGACTCGGAAACGGAAGGGAGGATGCCGTGGACGAAGATCTGCTCACCGTGCGAGTCGCAGAGCTCTACTATGACGAGGCGAAGACGCAGGACGAGATCGGCGCCCTCCTCAAGATCTCACGCTGGAAGGTCGGGCGACTGCTCACCCAGGCGCGGGAGAAGGGCATCGTGCGGATCGAGATCGTGCATCCGCGTGCCCGCAAGCTCAATCTCGAACGTGAGATCACCGAGCGTTTCGGTCTCGCTGACGCGGTCGTGGTGCCGATGCCGGATGACGAGAGCACGACTCTCGATCGAGTCGCCCAGGCCGCAGCAGATCATCTGACGGCCCTTCGCCCGGTACCCCGCACCCTCGGCGT
This genomic interval from Microbacterium profundi contains the following:
- a CDS encoding RNA polymerase-binding protein RbpA → MASGGNAIRGTRVGSGPMGEQDHGYHADRTAVSYWDALGNETVRHFAAGLPEEEIPETIDHPQSGLPAGRDKANPPSLAKNEPYKTHLAYVKERRTDDEATQLLDDALTQLRERRGQA
- a CDS encoding ATP-dependent Clp protease proteolytic subunit, with translation MYTPTFQSAGNLPSSRYVLPQFEERTAYGFKRQDPYNKLFEDRVIFLGVQVDDASADDVMAQLLVLESQDAERDITMYINSPGGSFTAMTAIYDTMQYVAPHIQTVVLGQAASAASVLLAAGAPGKRLALPNARILIHQPAMGEAGQGQASDIEIQAAEILRMRTWLEETMAKHTGKPVEQVNRDIDRDNILSAAEALEYGIVDQVLTTRKRISS
- a CDS encoding ATP-dependent Clp protease proteolytic subunit → MAEPLVATSVFDRLLKDRIIWLGSEVRDENANEICAKILLLAAEDSDKDIFLYINSPGGSITAGMAIYDTMQFVPNDIVTVGIGMAASMGQLLLTAGTKGKRYITPNARVLLHQPHGGFGGTSSDIQTQAQLILSMKKRLAEITAGQTGKTVEQINADGDRDRWFTADEALEYGFVDHIRESAADVIGGGGTDQDAK
- the secG gene encoding preprotein translocase subunit SecG gives rise to the protein MAILEFVLQVLLGITSVLLTLLILLHKGRGGGLSDMFGGGMTSAVGSSGLAERNLNRFTIVLALVWFISIVALGLITKLEVI
- the tig gene encoding trigger factor, giving the protein MANSTVEKLTPTRAKLTITVTPDELKPSVAHAYEHIAQDVQIPGFRKGKVPAPIIDQRIGRGAVIEHAVNEGLDKFFREAANEQNLRVVGRPSADITQWPNEKDFSGDLIVEVEVDVRPEIEVPSFDDITLTVDAVETDEAALDAELDTLRARFGTLIPVDRPAAKGDFVELDLVATIDGAEIDRAEGVSYEVGSGEMLEGIDDAIESLTAGEDTTFNSKLVGGDHAGSEAEVSVSVKAVKERELPEADDDFAQIASEFDTIAELRASLAERVSEQAVFGQGSAARDQLIETLLEKIDIPVPPKLIEDEVHNHLEGENRLEDDVHRAEVTEASEKQFRTQVLLDTIAEQADVQVSQEELSQYIIQSAAQYGMAPQEFVEALQSSNQLPALAGEVARNKALAVALGKVKVVDSNGKTVDLSGFVAVDDEAESVETEAAAEEKPAKKAAAKKASAKKDDDAEKPAAKKPAAKKAPAKKAADKAE